A part of Carettochelys insculpta isolate YL-2023 chromosome 1, ASM3395843v1, whole genome shotgun sequence genomic DNA contains:
- the CCDC90B gene encoding coiled-coil domain-containing protein 90B, mitochondrial isoform X2 encodes MTSYDVRRVEITPLEQRKLTFDTHVLVQELEMHGFSKEQAETIVSALATSSNVSLDTVYKDMVTQAQQEITLQQIMAHLDSIRKDMVILEKSEFANLRAENEKMKIELDQVKQQLMNETSKIRADNKLDINLERSRVTDMFTDQEKNLMEATTEFHKKDSSTNSAITEISNKIDTEIASLKTLMESNKLDTIRYLAASVFTCLAIALGFYRFWK; translated from the exons ATGACATCGTACGATGTGAGAAGAGTTGAAATAACTCCATTGGAACAGAGAAAACTAACCTTTGATACCCATGTCTTGGTACAAGAGCTAGAAATGCATG GTTTTAGTAAAGAACAAGCAGAGACCATTGTATCCGCATTAGCTACTTCGTCAAATGTTAGCCTAGACACAGTCTATAAGGATATGGTGACCCAAGCTCAGCAG GAAATAACTCTACAGCAGATAATGGCACACTTGGACTCTATTCGGAAAGATATGGTAATCCTGGAGAAAAGTGAATTTGCTAACCTGAGAGCAGAGAATGAG AAAATGAAAATTGAGTTGGATCAAGTTAAACAGCAGCTAATG AATGAAACTAGTAAAATCAGAGCTGATAATAAGCTGGACATCaatctggaaaggagcagagtgaCAGATATG TTCACAGATCAGGAAAAGAATCTCATGGAAGCAACTACAGAGTTTCATAAAAAA GATTCGAGTACCAACAGTGCCATCACAGAAATCAGTAATAAAATTGATACCGAAATAGCCTCCTTAAAAACTCTAATGGAATCGAATAAACTGGACACGATACGTTATTTGGCAG CTTCTGTTTTTACTTGCCTAGCAATAGCACTGGGATTTTATAGGTTTTGGAAATAG
- the CCDC90B gene encoding coiled-coil domain-containing protein 90B, mitochondrial isoform X1: MRGSGLGRWFLAWGGGSRPGPPWGALLPAARRGFAATAPMTSYDVRRVEITPLEQRKLTFDTHVLVQELEMHGFSKEQAETIVSALATSSNVSLDTVYKDMVTQAQQEITLQQIMAHLDSIRKDMVILEKSEFANLRAENEKMKIELDQVKQQLMNETSKIRADNKLDINLERSRVTDMFTDQEKNLMEATTEFHKKDSSTNSAITEISNKIDTEIASLKTLMESNKLDTIRYLAASVFTCLAIALGFYRFWK, translated from the exons ATGAGGGGCAGCGGGCTAGGTCGGTGGTTCCTGGCCTGGGGGGGCGGCTCCCGGCCGGGCCCGCCCTGGGGCGCTTTGCTGCCGGCCGCGAGGAGAG GTTTTGCAGCCACGGCCCCCATGACATCGTACGATGTGAGAAGAGTTGAAATAACTCCATTGGAACAGAGAAAACTAACCTTTGATACCCATGTCTTGGTACAAGAGCTAGAAATGCATG GTTTTAGTAAAGAACAAGCAGAGACCATTGTATCCGCATTAGCTACTTCGTCAAATGTTAGCCTAGACACAGTCTATAAGGATATGGTGACCCAAGCTCAGCAG GAAATAACTCTACAGCAGATAATGGCACACTTGGACTCTATTCGGAAAGATATGGTAATCCTGGAGAAAAGTGAATTTGCTAACCTGAGAGCAGAGAATGAG AAAATGAAAATTGAGTTGGATCAAGTTAAACAGCAGCTAATG AATGAAACTAGTAAAATCAGAGCTGATAATAAGCTGGACATCaatctggaaaggagcagagtgaCAGATATG TTCACAGATCAGGAAAAGAATCTCATGGAAGCAACTACAGAGTTTCATAAAAAA GATTCGAGTACCAACAGTGCCATCACAGAAATCAGTAATAAAATTGATACCGAAATAGCCTCCTTAAAAACTCTAATGGAATCGAATAAACTGGACACGATACGTTATTTGGCAG CTTCTGTTTTTACTTGCCTAGCAATAGCACTGGGATTTTATAGGTTTTGGAAATAG